GCCGGAACCGGATGCGAATCAGGCGCTTCAAGATCCAGTACGTGCCGCTCACGAAGAATTTGCCCCCGAGGCTCTGGCGGAAATATTCAGGTTGACTCAAGGTTACCCCTACTTCCTGCAAGAGTGGGGCTATCAGGTCTGGAACCATGCACTGGCCTCCCCCATTTCCTTACAGATTGTGCAGGAGGCCAGTGCCTTGGTTTCAAGGCGACTGGACGAAAACTTTTTCAGGGTGCGATTCGACCGGTTGACCCCGCGCGAAAAAATGTTTCTGCGAGCAATGGCCGAACTTGGTGGTGGCGCTTGTCGTACCAGTGACGTTGCCGACCAGTTGCATATAAAGATAAGCACCATGGGACCGTTGCGTGCCGGCCTGATTAAAAAAGGAATGATCTATAGCCCATCATACGGAGATGTGGCTTTCACTGTTCCTTTGTTTGACGAGTTCATGAGGCGCGCAATCCCCACGTTTGAGCCCTGACATCGAGGTGGGCTGGGGGGTTGAATAGGTATGGTGGCTCTGTATTTTCCGTTTTCCATCGAGCGATGAGGTGGAAGGATAAGTAATAGGGGAAGTGTCCCTATTTCTCAAAGGCTTCTTCGACAACGTCAACCAGGAATGGCTGATGAAATTTGTGGAGCACCGGATAGGTGTGCCTATTCCGAGCCAATTCCGCCACTGATTCCGACGCAAATCGTCCACCCGTTCCGATTATCATCCCGGACAATCTGAAGTCAGGTGTCACCAAACCCGATCGCTACGAGCCGGATGTTAATCCTACCTGCAACGATCTGGCCACATTGAAGGATTCTGATTGTCTGGGAACCCCTACATTTCGGGGCTCGGTGAATTAAGTAAACTGTCCCCGGAACTCACACTTGAAAATGACAAGTTTACCAGCTTAACAACGTCCCTCTATTGTTTTGATAACCCCTACGACTCCATCGACTTAAATCAAAATCTTTCGCGGCTGAAAGCCGCTCCCACAGGGGCTGGGCAGCAATGATGATATTTTTTGTGGGAGCGACATCCTGTCGCGAAGCCTTTGGTGGAAGGTAGAGTGCACGCGGAGGGTCCCGTCTCAACCTCTGATAGAGTCTTCATTATTTTGACAAGAATTGTGACCCTCCTGTCCATTTATAATGTACCCCCTGCCCCCTCTCGACCTGCTCTTGATTTGAAGTGGGAATGTCACTTGAAAATGGCAAGTTTACCAGCTTAACAACGTTATTGTTTTTTGATCCTGAGCAATTAAGTTTTCGTTTGATCAATGGGAAAATATAAGTATAATCCTACAAATTATTAGCCTAAAACAATCAGGAGGCAAGAATGAAAGGATTCAGCGTATCTTTTTTTCTATTGGCAACACTGACAATTGGCCTGCTCGGAGGGTGCGCCAGCCATACCCCCTTTGCTCCGGCAAGCATCGAACAAGACAAAGCACTAGTTTATGTCTTTCGCCCCAACAGTCCTTTTGCCAGAGGCGAAATGATTAGCATTAACGTCAACGGCATCAAACAGGACTTGCTGGTTAACAATGCCTACTTACCGATTCAGGTAACTCCTGGCTCAACGGAAATTAAGGCCGCATTCAATAAGAAATTGCTCGGCAAGGGAGACAGTCTGACGCTGACAACTGTTAGTGGAAAAACTTACTATGTGAAAGTGCAACCAGCTATGGCCTGGACAATGACGTTAACTGAACTAGACGCTAAACAAGGCCCGGTGGAAATCAGTTCGAAGGTACTATACCAACAATAATATATCTTCTGCGTTAGCAAAAGGGCCTGAGAAGACGTCAGGCCCTTTTGCTACGTCCGACGGCTCAAGACCTCTCTCCCCCAAGCACGTGCCGTGGACAGTATACGCAACCATCGCATTTCAAATAAACTAATCCCCCCGAAGTTCCATCGAAGGTACGGCACGGCCTCATCAATGGAAGTAGAAACGCGCTCCAGTCGCGCCATTAACGTCGAGGTCGGTGTCCGGCGCAATGTCGAGCACCGGTGCGATTGCAACAAACAATTTCACCGGCACCTGATCGAACACGAAGGTGACGCCCCCCGGTACCCGGACGCCGAGCAGGTCGTCATCGTTGTTGCGGCCGCTGTCGTTATGATCTTCTGTCAGCTTGATACGCCCCCGACCCCAAAATAGGCGTTGAATTTTCCGCGCCAGCGCTCCGGAGTTTTAATCATCTCGGGGTTGTGGCGCAGAGAGTCGGCATGAAACTGAAAAGAATTGTTGGCCGAAAACGACCACGCGGCGGCGAAGTCGATTGCCTGCCGCGTGTCGAGCCAGTATTTCCCGCTGATGCCGGTCGGTTCGCCGACGATCACGCCGAGTACCCTGTAACCCATAATCTTTCACATCTTGCTTGTTCTTTGTCGCGTCAGCTACGTTCCGATTTCAGCTGTTTAGCTACGGCTAGGCAACAGAAATCGCGCCTTGCTGACACGTCAAAGCCCTGCGCAATCCCTCGAAATCCTATGGGTTACAGGGTACCAGGCCGAACGGTCGGTCGGCTTGTCCCACGGCCGCGTCGGCGGTTGCCGTCATCAGTGTCAGAACGATTATGATAAGTGCGTATCGCATAAATACTCCTTTTCGTGTCGTTCCCGGAGGGGTTCCCCCGATGTCTTCATTATCGCCATGTTGTAAAACGCGGCAGCAGGTTAATGTCCTGCGATCATCAAGGGCTTCCATTGCCGCGTGATCAATCCCCCTGAAGGTCGTTCAGCGCTTTTTCCCGCGATTCGTCGAGCGCTTGATAGGCCTTCGAAAATCCTTCCTTGATATGATCCCAGCTGTCCGCGGAACTCGATTGGAAATCCTTGGACCAGGCGGCCAGTTCGTCACGCTGTTGCCGCATTGCGGCAAGGCTTTGGCGGGTCTCTTTGCGCGCGACCGCGCTCATGGTGTCCCAACGGGCGGAAAGCTGTGCTTCAAG
This Desulfuromonadaceae bacterium DNA region includes the following protein-coding sequences:
- a CDS encoding DUF2846 domain-containing protein yields the protein MKGFSVSFFLLATLTIGLLGGCASHTPFAPASIEQDKALVYVFRPNSPFARGEMISINVNGIKQDLLVNNAYLPIQVTPGSTEIKAAFNKKLLGKGDSLTLTTVSGKTYYVKVQPAMAWTMTLTELDAKQGPVEISSKVLYQQ